The following are encoded in a window of bacterium genomic DNA:
- the rpsL gene encoding 30S ribosomal protein S12 — protein MPTTNQLVKNRRKKLHRKSKSVALTRSFNTLKNRPIFFQSPFKRGVCIKVTTKTPKKPNSAVRKIARVRLTNGMEVTAYIPGMGHNLQEHSVVLLKGGRVKDVGLRYSVVRGVLDAGGVENRKKGRSQYGAKRPK, from the coding sequence ATGCCGACAACAAACCAACTTGTAAAAAACAGAAGGAAGAAATTGCACCGCAAATCAAAATCGGTGGCTTTAACTCGTTCCTTTAACACCCTTAAAAACAGGCCGATTTTTTTTCAGTCGCCTTTTAAGCGAGGGGTTTGCATAAAGGTTACAACCAAAACTCCCAAAAAACCAAACTCGGCTGTCCGAAAAATCGCTCGCGTGCGACTGACCAACGGCATGGAAGTAACCGCCTACATTCCGGGAATGGGGCACAACCTGCAAGAACACTCCGTCGTCTTGTTAAAAGGAGGTCGTGTTAAAGACGTCGGACTCCGCTACAGCGTTGTCCGCGGAGTATTGGACGCCGGCGGAGTGGAGAATAGAAAGAAGGGGAGGAGTCAATATGGGGCCAAACGGCCGAAATAA
- a CDS encoding site-2 protease family protein gives MQTITLFSIIILIVSVIIHEVMHGYAAKWQGDHTAEMAGRLTLNPLPHLDLFGSILVPVILVFSGAPFVVGWAKPVPFNPFNLRNQKWGEAIVAVAGPLSNVVIAVFFVLLIRFSDILSFLPPSFIQISALVVIINLVLAVFNLMPFPPLDGSKIFFSILPGRYYHIRETMERYWFVFFLFFLFALSKFLFPVVVYIFRLLAGQSGLNALLF, from the coding sequence ATGCAAACCATCACCCTTTTTTCAATCATCATACTTATAGTGTCGGTTATCATACATGAAGTGATGCACGGTTATGCCGCCAAATGGCAAGGCGACCACACGGCTGAAATGGCCGGACGGCTGACTCTAAATCCTTTGCCTCATTTGGATCTTTTCGGTTCAATACTTGTTCCCGTTATTCTTGTCTTTTCCGGCGCGCCTTTTGTCGTGGGTTGGGCCAAGCCCGTCCCTTTTAATCCTTTCAACTTGCGAAACCAGAAATGGGGGGAAGCCATAGTCGCGGTCGCCGGCCCTTTGTCCAACGTGGTCATAGCTGTGTTTTTCGTCCTTTTAATTCGTTTTTCCGATATCTTGTCCTTTTTGCCACCGTCTTTTATTCAGATAAGCGCTTTGGTTGTAATCATAAACTTGGTCTTGGCCGTTTTTAATCTTATGCCTTTTCCACCCCTTGACGGTTCTAAAATATTTTTTTCCATCCTGCCCGGCCGTTATTACCATATCCGTGAGACAATGGAGAGGTATTGGTTTGTATTTTTTCTTTTCTTTCTTTTTGCGCTTTCGAAGTTCCTTTTTCCCGTAGTTGTTTATATTTTTCGGTTACTGGCCGGTCAGTCGGGACTTAATGCCTTGCTTTTTTGA